A genomic stretch from Shewanella woodyi ATCC 51908 includes:
- a CDS encoding 4Fe-4S dicluster domain-containing protein — protein sequence MSENLERRRFLKGLGASSLILTPLVGCSSVKEKEDTNKPHYVMVFDQNKCVGCGECKEACNKANHLPEGKSRLLMEEQSSAVEGQPCPHCGKTGDCGCQRKFVRVSCQQCKNAPCVTVCPTGAAHRDEKTGIVTMDAAKCAGCKYCIGACPYDARFINKETDVADNCDFCLNSKLAIGELPACVQQCRYDALIFGDANDPTSYVSKLLAVKDSVRIKPGFGTEPSLRYIPIVKLGV from the coding sequence GTGAGTGAAAATCTAGAGAGACGGAGGTTCCTTAAAGGTCTAGGAGCCAGCTCTTTGATATTAACACCGCTTGTTGGGTGTAGCTCGGTCAAAGAAAAGGAAGATACCAACAAGCCGCATTATGTGATGGTTTTCGACCAGAACAAGTGCGTCGGGTGTGGTGAGTGTAAGGAAGCCTGTAATAAGGCGAATCACTTGCCAGAAGGTAAATCTCGACTGCTAATGGAGGAGCAATCAAGCGCCGTTGAAGGTCAACCATGTCCACACTGTGGTAAAACCGGTGATTGTGGCTGTCAGCGTAAGTTTGTACGGGTTTCATGTCAGCAATGTAAGAACGCACCATGCGTCACAGTTTGCCCAACAGGCGCTGCACATCGCGATGAGAAGACTGGCATTGTGACCATGGACGCAGCTAAATGTGCGGGCTGTAAGTATTGTATCGGTGCTTGCCCATACGATGCACGTTTCATCAACAAAGAGACTGATGTGGCTGATAACTGCGACTTCTGCTTAAACAGCAAACTTGCCATTGGTGAGCTACCTGCTTGTGTGCAGCAGTGCCGTTACGATGCACTAATCTTTGGCGATGCAAACGATCCAACTTCATATGTGAGTAAGTTATTGGCAGTTAAGGATTCAGTACGTATTAAGCCGGGCTTCGGTACTGAGCCAAGCTTGCGTTACATCCCTATTGTGAAGTTAGGAGTATAG
- a CDS encoding tetratricopeptide repeat protein: MNTLLISISIILLLSLGWILCHHLMYGDDLAELEKEVGHFFGSNINIESKNVEKNNSYHLGVIGLFFICASVSLYLLIGSYQYLDSAKVDYNIDYLLVADINKGQKLAEENPGDPLVLLGLAQSYIDGGMYKDALGILEQLLTIDSENAQALGLKATSMYYRDDRVITMDTSLVIARALTLHHEELNTRLLIANDAYLKGNYQKAINNWNIVLTNKVQSFNRDAIYFAIDKSKKKLIPS; encoded by the coding sequence ATGAATACATTGCTTATTAGTATCTCAATTATCCTATTGCTTTCGTTAGGCTGGATCCTTTGTCATCACCTTATGTATGGCGATGATCTAGCTGAGCTCGAAAAGGAGGTTGGGCATTTCTTTGGCTCTAATATTAATATCGAATCTAAAAACGTTGAAAAAAATAACAGTTACCACCTTGGAGTAATTGGCTTATTTTTTATCTGTGCTTCTGTCTCACTTTATTTACTCATTGGGAGTTATCAATATTTAGATTCAGCTAAAGTTGATTACAACATTGATTATCTTTTGGTCGCAGACATTAATAAAGGTCAAAAGCTAGCCGAAGAAAACCCTGGTGATCCACTAGTGTTATTAGGGCTTGCCCAGTCATATATCGATGGCGGCATGTATAAGGATGCGCTCGGAATCTTAGAACAACTGCTTACAATCGACAGCGAAAACGCACAAGCCTTGGGGCTTAAAGCAACATCCATGTATTACCGTGATGATCGTGTTATCACCATGGACACCTCTTTAGTGATTGCGAGGGCGCTAACTCTACATCATGAAGAACTTAATACTCGATTATTAATTGCTAATGATGCTTACCTTAAAGGTAATTATCAAAAGGCGATTAATAACTGGAATATTGTTTTAACCAATAAAGTCCAATCCTTTAATCGTGACGCTATCTATTTTGCAATTGATAAGTCTAAGAAAAAACTAATCCCAAGTTAA
- a CDS encoding FKBP-type peptidyl-prolyl cis-trans isomerase — translation MKKLKKSVLAVVSCLTLSVSVSCFANSDLTTDVEKESYSIGASFGHHISSQVYGQSQLGAEVDMEQVVNGLLDALKDETKMSKEEVVTYLNQRAETLNAAKQVKLDALTAKNIAAGEAFMAENAKNSDVKQTESGLQYEVITMGKGAMPAGNDVVTVHYKGTLIDGTEFDSTYERNEPNRFSLITVIEGWQEALALMPQGSKFKLTIPPALAYGERVVGMIQPHSTLVFEVELVKVEEPGEGAHGMGLSGMGMGGMMGGSMGANPHK, via the coding sequence ATGAAAAAGCTTAAAAAAAGTGTCTTGGCCGTTGTGTCTTGTCTAACCCTATCAGTATCTGTGTCGTGTTTTGCTAATAGCGATTTGACCACTGACGTTGAAAAGGAGTCGTACAGTATAGGCGCATCATTTGGTCACCATATCTCTAGTCAGGTATATGGCCAATCTCAGTTAGGCGCTGAAGTTGATATGGAGCAAGTGGTAAACGGTCTACTCGATGCATTAAAAGATGAAACAAAAATGTCTAAAGAGGAGGTTGTTACCTACCTTAATCAACGCGCTGAAACGCTCAATGCGGCTAAACAGGTCAAGTTAGATGCACTGACGGCTAAGAACATAGCTGCAGGTGAAGCTTTCATGGCTGAAAACGCTAAAAACAGTGATGTAAAACAGACTGAATCAGGTCTGCAATATGAAGTGATCACCATGGGTAAGGGCGCCATGCCAGCTGGCAATGATGTCGTAACCGTGCACTACAAAGGCACCTTGATTGATGGCACTGAGTTTGACAGCACTTATGAGCGTAACGAACCTAACCGCTTCTCTCTAATTACCGTTATTGAAGGCTGGCAAGAAGCACTTGCTTTAATGCCTCAAGGGTCAAAGTTTAAGTTAACCATTCCACCTGCACTTGCTTACGGTGAACGTGTCGTTGGCATGATTCAGCCTCATTCTACTTTGGTTTTCGAAGTGGAACTGGTCAAGGTTGAGGAACCAGGCGAGGGCGCTCACGGCATGGGACTGTCGGGAATGGGCATGGGTGGCATGATGGGCGGCTCTATGGGCGCCAATCCACACAAGTAA
- a CDS encoding rhodanese-like domain-containing protein produces MNRVLGSVVFTILLSMLSAVSYAGGGQEMGPAKYYDEPLNTITMMEAQTLVGKEGVYFFDVNTLELWAEGFIPGAVYFNVKNWKDLLPKNKDAQMIFYCANRLCNASEIAARHVMKLGYTGVRQMPDGIYGWRLANRVTEKP; encoded by the coding sequence ATGAATAGAGTACTGGGAAGTGTCGTTTTCACCATCTTGTTATCCATGCTATCGGCGGTCAGTTATGCCGGTGGTGGCCAAGAGATGGGCCCTGCTAAATATTATGATGAGCCGCTGAATACGATCACCATGATGGAAGCACAAACCTTAGTGGGCAAAGAGGGAGTCTACTTCTTCGACGTCAATACATTGGAGTTATGGGCTGAAGGATTCATTCCAGGCGCTGTTTATTTCAACGTAAAAAATTGGAAAGACTTACTGCCAAAAAACAAAGATGCACAGATGATCTTCTACTGTGCAAACCGTCTTTGTAATGCCAGTGAAATTGCTGCTCGACATGTGATGAAGCTGGGGTATACCGGTGTTCGTCAGATGCCAGATGGAATATATGGCTGGCGTTTAGCTAATCGAGTAACAGAAAAGCCATAA
- a CDS encoding multiheme c-type cytochrome, whose product MKSWKLKAAASVLLCFGAIGNASAAGDKYNSIPEMGASAKNAIANYAGTEKATGVKSLHDYIVQEDELFDFLFQNHPMFKYQEEGNLIGDYHISDRGEEYLDTGGSQAYSKRVGRPSAVQYRLGAKSTLDFPNNFVGPEKCAECHATQYEKWQRSRHANVVRFPSEITDKEVPNGDLNAPLYGSEASMLPDGVRANDVYAIIGTPRTKYGFLDSWLVRGTYHVRDGLLSEGTGKMVAGGNQFSRGWAEWLTPEMAKKINKAIPEFPVTLEEFGDTGSHQWGMTSYGAKYEKEMLFQPGSSYCEMCHTYKFDFQNQQEFFDALGDAKKLQEHTISKGIACEECHGAGGHLDGGTGGMQSNCERCHQRFFFVDELADTEQAQEKMEYAFGVYMKSACPSCGTEGSQMFASSHYEKGMRCTTCHDPHEVTDGDFLSGFSKPMLKKDCVDCHEAQATIADNTDTHSKQTCQSCHMPNMGSCENFAAIQFPDSAGFDAVRRSHMWKIDIDPERKTLNPPAGQPRDSGVKGWTVAKNEEGHNYLDLMWSCARTAISDKDVVDNKGCHSPFQSELEAGLHYDDQMEIYGEVMKMQTPVKEVYSQVEQALVRIDKLLEVTKLSTANKTEVLMLAEKAQETIELIKKDGSWGVHGFRYSQKRLDAALTYVTQAQNILDGVGYSAAKM is encoded by the coding sequence ATGAAAAGTTGGAAACTTAAAGCGGCCGCAAGTGTGCTGCTTTGTTTCGGCGCAATAGGTAACGCTAGTGCTGCTGGTGATAAATACAATAGCATTCCAGAAATGGGTGCATCTGCTAAGAATGCAATTGCAAACTACGCAGGTACAGAAAAAGCGACTGGTGTTAAATCGCTGCATGATTATATTGTTCAAGAAGATGAGTTATTTGATTTCTTATTTCAAAACCATCCAATGTTCAAATATCAAGAAGAGGGTAACTTAATCGGTGACTATCATATTAGTGACCGTGGTGAAGAGTACCTAGATACTGGTGGAAGTCAGGCATACAGTAAGCGTGTAGGTCGTCCAAGTGCAGTTCAGTACCGCCTAGGTGCTAAATCTACATTAGATTTCCCAAACAACTTCGTCGGTCCTGAAAAGTGTGCCGAGTGTCATGCGACTCAATATGAGAAGTGGCAACGTTCGCGTCACGCTAACGTAGTGCGTTTCCCAAGTGAAATTACCGATAAAGAAGTACCAAACGGTGACTTAAATGCACCACTATACGGCAGTGAAGCGTCTATGCTTCCAGACGGTGTTCGTGCAAACGATGTTTACGCCATTATCGGTACCCCACGTACTAAGTACGGCTTCCTAGATTCATGGTTAGTACGCGGTACTTACCACGTTCGTGACGGTTTACTATCAGAAGGCACCGGTAAAATGGTAGCTGGTGGTAACCAGTTCTCACGTGGTTGGGCAGAATGGTTAACGCCAGAGATGGCGAAGAAGATTAATAAAGCAATTCCAGAGTTCCCAGTCACACTTGAAGAGTTTGGCGACACAGGTTCACACCAGTGGGGCATGACTTCATACGGCGCTAAGTATGAAAAAGAGATGCTATTCCAACCTGGTAGCTCTTACTGTGAGATGTGCCATACCTACAAGTTCGACTTCCAAAACCAGCAAGAGTTCTTCGATGCACTTGGTGATGCTAAGAAGCTACAAGAGCACACTATCTCTAAAGGTATCGCTTGTGAAGAGTGTCATGGCGCGGGTGGTCACTTAGACGGTGGTACTGGCGGCATGCAGTCAAACTGTGAACGTTGTCACCAGCGTTTCTTCTTCGTTGATGAGCTAGCCGATACAGAGCAAGCACAAGAGAAGATGGAATATGCATTCGGTGTATATATGAAGTCTGCTTGTCCATCTTGTGGTACTGAAGGCTCGCAAATGTTTGCTTCATCTCACTACGAGAAAGGCATGCGTTGTACAACTTGTCACGATCCACATGAAGTAACTGATGGCGATTTCCTATCTGGTTTCTCTAAGCCAATGCTGAAGAAAGATTGTGTTGACTGTCACGAAGCGCAAGCAACGATTGCTGACAATACAGATACTCACAGCAAGCAAACTTGTCAAAGCTGTCACATGCCTAACATGGGTAGTTGTGAAAACTTCGCTGCGATTCAGTTCCCAGATAGCGCAGGTTTCGATGCGGTGCGTCGTTCACACATGTGGAAGATTGATATCGACCCTGAGCGTAAGACACTAAACCCACCTGCTGGTCAGCCACGTGATTCTGGCGTTAAAGGTTGGACAGTTGCTAAGAACGAAGAGGGTCACAACTACTTAGACTTAATGTGGTCATGTGCTCGTACAGCGATTTCAGACAAAGACGTAGTGGATAACAAAGGTTGTCACAGCCCATTCCAGTCTGAGTTAGAAGCTGGTCTACATTACGACGACCAGATGGAGATCTACGGCGAAGTGATGAAGATGCAAACCCCTGTTAAAGAGGTTTACAGCCAAGTTGAACAAGCACTTGTACGCATCGATAAGCTACTAGAAGTGACTAAGCTGTCTACTGCAAACAAGACAGAAGTCCTAATGCTAGCTGAGAAAGCGCAAGAGACTATCGAACTAATTAAGAAAGATGGTTCATGGGGTGTTCATGGCTTCCGTTACAGCCAGAAGCGTCTAGACGCAGCCCTAACTTATGTTACCCAAGCTCAAAACATTCTAGACGGTGTTGGTTACAGCGCAGCAAAAATGTAA
- a CDS encoding heme lyase CcmF/NrfE family subunit, translating to MIPELGLIFLIISTVSALLLSFIPLYAAYTKNSYLFSYVKTLTALMTITICASILCLLASFLMDDFSVAYVANHSNTQLATLYKVAAVWGSHEGSMLFWMVSIAIWGCIIVFSPRYQDRLFIGRMIAILAFVIAGFNLFMLFTSNPFARLLPNFPIEGRDLNPILQDIGLIFHPPMLFLGYVGLTITFAAAIAALLGGKFTQQHASYLRPWVLMAWVFLTGGNAFGSWWAYNELGWGGWWFWDPVENASFIPWLVATALLHSVVLSQQRSSFRVTTLLLCLLAFSLSLLGTFLVRSGIVQSVHAFASDPTRGMSILFLLGVFVCGALTLFALKANLIKSKSEFALLSRDTVILLGNIVLVVAAISVLLGTFYPLLFELLNLGTLSVGAPYFNSIFVPLTFVAVLLMGAAPLIKWQQQSLNCLYPLAALFALAATIGVLVAMQTRDGFNPWVWLGATAASWVFFTLGYLVFSLRSQGAAAITKKVAMMIAHFGVAITIIGATAVSNFETQELLRMGPGQGKVVAGYTFVYEDTADVDTKSYTAIQANIRVTDVDDNFVGYITPQRQTFKTNAMEVSKAGIMRNLVRDLYVSSGQQLSDTEYLVRISHKPLACWIWIGGLMMMLGGTIAAFSALYNLGRQPVTAKSCSSQAIPKFTEELA from the coding sequence ATGATCCCAGAACTAGGACTTATTTTCCTCATTATTAGCACTGTGTCTGCCTTGCTACTGTCATTTATTCCGCTCTATGCTGCTTATACTAAAAATAGTTACCTGTTTAGCTATGTAAAAACCCTGACCGCATTAATGACTATCACCATTTGTGCCTCTATTTTATGTCTATTAGCATCCTTTCTAATGGATGACTTCTCGGTGGCTTATGTTGCCAACCACTCAAATACTCAATTAGCCACTCTCTATAAGGTCGCCGCAGTATGGGGAAGCCATGAAGGTTCGATGCTATTTTGGATGGTCTCAATCGCTATTTGGGGTTGCATCATAGTATTCTCTCCTCGCTACCAAGACAGGCTTTTTATTGGCCGTATGATCGCCATTTTGGCCTTTGTAATAGCTGGCTTTAATCTGTTTATGCTGTTCACCTCTAATCCATTTGCTCGCTTACTGCCAAACTTTCCGATAGAGGGGCGCGACCTTAACCCAATTTTGCAAGACATAGGACTCATCTTTCATCCCCCTATGTTGTTCTTAGGCTATGTGGGACTCACCATCACCTTTGCGGCTGCAATTGCGGCACTACTTGGGGGCAAGTTTACTCAGCAACATGCAAGCTACCTTCGCCCTTGGGTGTTAATGGCCTGGGTATTTCTAACGGGTGGTAATGCTTTTGGTTCTTGGTGGGCTTATAACGAGCTAGGCTGGGGCGGTTGGTGGTTCTGGGATCCTGTTGAAAACGCTTCATTCATTCCTTGGTTGGTTGCAACGGCGCTGCTTCACAGCGTGGTATTAAGTCAGCAACGAAGTAGCTTTAGGGTGACAACATTACTCTTGTGTCTGCTCGCTTTCTCGTTAAGTTTGCTGGGTACCTTCTTAGTGCGATCTGGCATTGTGCAATCAGTACACGCCTTTGCTTCAGACCCAACCCGTGGTATGTCCATTCTGTTCCTACTTGGGGTATTTGTATGCGGCGCGTTAACCCTGTTTGCTCTCAAGGCTAACCTGATTAAATCTAAATCAGAGTTTGCGCTACTGTCGCGCGATACTGTGATACTGCTTGGTAATATCGTATTGGTGGTGGCCGCTATCTCGGTATTACTTGGCACCTTCTACCCACTGCTATTTGAACTGCTTAATTTAGGCACCTTGTCGGTGGGCGCGCCCTATTTCAATAGCATTTTTGTGCCACTCACCTTTGTAGCGGTATTACTGATGGGCGCCGCACCACTGATAAAATGGCAACAACAATCACTTAATTGTTTATACCCACTTGCAGCCTTATTCGCACTCGCAGCCACTATTGGTGTATTGGTGGCAATGCAAACCCGTGACGGCTTTAACCCTTGGGTATGGCTTGGCGCAACGGCGGCGAGCTGGGTGTTCTTCACCTTAGGCTACTTGGTATTTAGCTTACGCTCACAAGGCGCTGCTGCCATCACTAAAAAAGTAGCCATGATGATTGCTCACTTTGGTGTGGCCATTACCATTATTGGTGCAACGGCGGTGTCTAACTTTGAAACCCAGGAGCTGCTTAGAATGGGGCCAGGGCAAGGCAAGGTAGTCGCTGGCTACACCTTTGTTTATGAAGATACTGCCGATGTCGACACTAAGAGCTATACCGCGATTCAGGCCAATATCCGCGTGACTGATGTTGATGACAACTTCGTGGGTTATATCACCCCGCAAAGGCAAACCTTTAAGACCAATGCGATGGAGGTCTCTAAGGCTGGCATTATGCGCAACTTAGTGCGTGACCTGTATGTATCGAGCGGCCAGCAACTTAGTGACACTGAATATCTAGTACGTATTAGCCATAAACCTTTGGCATGCTGGATCTGGATTGGTGGGTTGATGATGATGCTAGGCGGCACAATTGCTGCTTTTTCAGCCCTATACAACCTAGGTCGCCAACCAGTCACAGCGAAGTCATGCTCCTCACAGGCTATACCTAAATTTACCGAGGAGTTAGCGTGA
- a CDS encoding cytochrome c-type biogenesis protein, whose protein sequence is MNRAILNMSKLSVWLTVILLFSTSLTASAVTDKIDYTHDQIRDLGFEIAHELRCPMSVNQNLFDSGAPIASELKGQIFLMLEQGESKQAIIDFLVQRYGEKIRYQPSLSMATAALWFGPILLLFGIIGFAALLIREQRKHQDTNGNTYE, encoded by the coding sequence GTGAACAGAGCCATCCTAAATATGAGCAAACTAAGCGTTTGGTTAACAGTCATTTTACTGTTTAGTACCAGCCTAACGGCGAGTGCTGTGACAGATAAAATCGATTACACCCATGATCAGATCCGTGACCTAGGTTTTGAAATAGCTCATGAGCTGCGCTGTCCCATGTCGGTAAATCAAAACCTGTTTGACTCAGGTGCCCCAATTGCCAGCGAGCTTAAGGGGCAGATTTTTCTGATGTTGGAACAGGGCGAATCTAAGCAGGCTATCATTGACTTTTTGGTACAGCGTTACGGCGAAAAAATCAGATATCAACCTAGCTTATCTATGGCAACTGCTGCGCTTTGGTTTGGCCCAATTCTTTTGCTTTTCGGCATTATCGGTTTTGCAGCCCTATTGATCCGAGAACAGCGTAAACATCAAGACACTAATGGTAATACCTATGAATAA
- a CDS encoding TlpA family protein disulfide reductase: MNKTHLLSWLFVVSSLLMPAQAQVASNKVYNTGKAIEKPLIMSRFIEMSSAREVPDVNFKDTQGGSIQLKEFKGKLVMVNLWATWCAPCIKEIPQMENIRQVNKDNKLVVVPISIDEESDKVQAFLERHNFGHYKTWLDPNKDIDRVMPADVVPATYFFDGSGNLVGFLRGYLDWGDKEVQPYLEKLIAKYAHR, translated from the coding sequence ATGAATAAAACACATCTACTAAGCTGGCTATTTGTTGTCTCATCTCTGCTGATGCCAGCCCAAGCTCAAGTCGCCTCCAACAAGGTTTACAACACAGGAAAGGCCATTGAGAAGCCCTTGATAATGTCTCGCTTTATTGAGATGAGCTCAGCCAGAGAGGTTCCAGATGTGAACTTCAAGGACACACAAGGGGGCTCGATACAGCTAAAGGAGTTCAAAGGTAAGCTCGTAATGGTCAATCTGTGGGCCACTTGGTGCGCTCCCTGTATTAAAGAGATCCCACAGATGGAGAATATCCGTCAAGTAAACAAAGACAACAAACTAGTGGTGGTGCCTATCTCGATTGATGAAGAGAGCGATAAGGTACAGGCTTTCTTAGAACGGCATAACTTTGGCCACTACAAGACTTGGTTAGATCCTAATAAAGATATTGACCGTGTTATGCCTGCTGATGTTGTTCCAGCCACCTATTTCTTCGATGGTTCGGGGAACTTAGTCGGCTTCTTGCGGGGTTATCTGGACTGGGGTGATAAAGAGGTACAGCCCTATCTGGAAAAACTTATCGCAAAATATGCCCATAGATAA
- a CDS encoding helix-turn-helix domain-containing protein encodes MEIIVNLDVMMAVRKVSSKELAKAIGITEANLSLLKRGKVKGVRFETLASICGYLKCQPGDILEYREVE; translated from the coding sequence ATGGAAATAATCGTTAATTTAGATGTCATGATGGCCGTGCGTAAGGTGAGCTCTAAAGAGCTGGCTAAGGCCATAGGCATTACCGAGGCGAACCTCTCTTTGTTAAAGCGGGGCAAGGTGAAAGGGGTGCGTTTTGAAACACTGGCGAGTATCTGCGGTTACCTTAAGTGTCAGCCTGGAGATATTTTAGAGTATCGTGAAGTAGAGTAA
- a CDS encoding DUF2975 domain-containing protein — protein MNPNMQKLMKISGLFRVLVLIATAVVVIYLGYSYLVEGELRFSTSHLFLELWHDERASRGVLLAIQTPLFITLFIGVYWLQKLLGYYQQGQFFGRESMTCYLWLIWLKVFDLVLDIAQILVTGYYHRSIFEHTSIELPIDFGDITTILLMLVIAYLLKAAKEIEEENREFI, from the coding sequence ATGAACCCTAATATGCAAAAATTGATGAAGATAAGCGGCTTGTTTAGAGTGCTGGTCTTAATTGCCACTGCCGTGGTGGTGATCTACTTAGGTTATAGCTACTTAGTGGAGGGGGAGCTTCGCTTCTCAACTAGCCATCTTTTTCTTGAGCTCTGGCACGATGAAAGAGCGAGCAGAGGCGTATTGTTAGCGATTCAAACACCACTGTTTATCACCCTATTTATTGGCGTGTATTGGCTACAGAAGTTGCTTGGTTATTATCAGCAGGGTCAGTTTTTTGGTCGTGAATCTATGACCTGTTACCTCTGGTTAATCTGGCTAAAGGTGTTTGATCTTGTACTCGATATCGCGCAGATATTGGTGACAGGCTATTACCATAGATCCATTTTTGAGCACACCAGTATTGAGCTTCCTATCGACTTTGGTGATATCACTACCATCCTATTGATGTTGGTTATTGCCTATCTACTCAAAGCGGCGAAAGAGATTGAAGAAGAAAACAGAGAGTTTATCTAG
- a CDS encoding S9 family peptidase has product MLTKKILPTLLWTAIAGSLVLTGCSQTQAPTTLAKQVQQAQLIPLESFFDEQDISKLSASRDGKWLAFFKEYQGASNIYLMPAGGELSEAFAITTSKDPINSFRWSTEANEIFFLRDTAGNENTQVYRLTLDTTQAKPVPSVTALTHNSGVVYNILKQPKENPNTLVLMSNQDNPQQRDIYRLELDSGKITNIFANTYGFSQVEVNKQGRPMLGTSSNPDNTSDLYANIDGKWTSLIKTQFGESINILSFDETSKQAYISADIDGRDKQELLRLNMTSGKLTTVHKDPNNESDVYEVIFNDKGEPLAVSYYGGRLRTYPLDSTFAQRWQQINDQFKQDVEITITDRNEKTGLWQLHVASDVDMGSDYRYTVETGEVSLLLKQEPIIKPELLSKRQSISYQARDGVTIQAYLTLPKGQTGDLPTIILPHGGPWARDYWTLSSGYFNPIAQLLANRGYAVLQPNFRASTGFGKRFLNLGNKNWGTGSMQNDLTDGAHYLIEQGIADKQRLGIMGASYGGYAALAGATFTPDLYQAVISYVGPSSLITLLESFPPHFRPYLGQFYSAVGDPEIASDRVDMLARSPINFVDNIKAPLMLVQGANDPRVTQLESDNIARVMNKQQLPVEYILAKDEGHGFRKRDNKLAYILAMEQFFAKHLGGRVDNRVTPSLATHLDTLKVDVSRL; this is encoded by the coding sequence ATGCTAACGAAAAAGATATTACCGACCCTGCTATGGACTGCGATTGCAGGCAGTTTAGTACTCACAGGTTGCTCTCAGACCCAAGCACCCACAACACTTGCCAAGCAGGTTCAACAAGCTCAGCTGATCCCTCTCGAATCCTTCTTTGATGAGCAAGATATCAGCAAGCTGTCCGCTTCAAGAGATGGCAAGTGGTTAGCTTTTTTTAAGGAGTATCAGGGTGCTAGCAATATCTACCTCATGCCAGCAGGAGGGGAGCTCAGTGAGGCTTTTGCCATCACCACATCAAAAGATCCCATTAATAGTTTTCGCTGGTCAACCGAAGCTAATGAGATCTTCTTCCTCAGAGATACAGCGGGTAATGAAAATACTCAGGTATACAGGCTCACCCTTGATACCACTCAAGCTAAACCTGTCCCAAGCGTGACAGCACTGACTCACAATAGTGGGGTGGTCTACAACATACTCAAACAGCCTAAAGAGAATCCCAACACTCTGGTGTTAATGTCTAATCAGGATAATCCACAGCAACGAGATATCTATCGTCTTGAGCTCGATTCCGGCAAGATCACCAATATTTTTGCTAACACCTACGGCTTTTCGCAAGTTGAGGTAAATAAGCAGGGGCGGCCTATGTTGGGAACCAGTAGTAATCCCGACAATACTAGCGATCTTTATGCCAATATTGATGGGAAATGGACCAGCCTAATTAAGACCCAGTTCGGTGAAAGCATCAATATTTTGAGTTTTGATGAGACAAGTAAACAGGCCTATATCAGTGCAGATATCGATGGTCGAGACAAGCAGGAACTGCTGCGCCTGAATATGACCAGTGGCAAACTGACCACTGTGCATAAAGATCCTAACAATGAATCTGATGTCTATGAGGTAATTTTTAATGATAAAGGTGAGCCGTTAGCTGTCTCCTATTACGGTGGACGCCTGCGTACTTACCCACTGGACAGCACCTTCGCCCAGCGGTGGCAACAGATTAACGATCAGTTTAAACAAGATGTCGAGATCACCATCACCGACAGAAACGAGAAAACTGGCCTATGGCAACTCCATGTCGCCAGCGATGTGGATATGGGCAGTGACTACCGATACACAGTAGAGACTGGTGAAGTCAGCTTACTGTTAAAGCAGGAGCCTATTATCAAACCTGAGCTATTATCAAAGCGTCAATCTATCTCCTATCAAGCGAGAGATGGCGTCACGATTCAAGCTTACCTCACGCTGCCTAAGGGACAAACTGGCGATCTCCCCACTATTATTCTGCCCCACGGTGGCCCTTGGGCTAGAGACTATTGGACCTTAAGCTCTGGCTATTTCAACCCCATTGCCCAACTGCTGGCAAATCGCGGCTATGCCGTGCTGCAACCAAACTTTCGTGCATCTACAGGCTTTGGTAAGCGTTTCCTTAACTTAGGTAACAAAAACTGGGGAACTGGTAGCATGCAGAACGATCTCACCGACGGGGCTCACTACCTAATCGAACAGGGGATCGCCGATAAACAGCGTCTTGGGATCATGGGAGCCTCTTATGGCGGTTATGCAGCACTGGCTGGAGCGACATTCACACCGGATCTATACCAAGCGGTGATCTCCTATGTCGGGCCCTCAAGCTTAATTACCCTACTTGAGTCATTCCCACCTCACTTCCGCCCCTATTTAGGCCAATTCTACAGCGCGGTAGGCGATCCGGAGATAGCGTCTGACAGAGTCGATATGCTGGCACGCTCTCCCATTAACTTCGTCGATAACATCAAGGCGCCCTTGATGTTAGTTCAAGGCGCTAACGACCCAAGAGTCACGCAACTTGAGTCCGATAATATCGCCAGAGTCATGAACAAACAGCAGCTACCCGTCGAATATATTCTGGCGAAAGATGAGGGCCATGGTTTTCGTAAACGCGATAATAAACTCGCCTATATTCTGGCCATGGAGCAGTTTTTTGCCAAGCACTTAGGGGGACGAGTTGATAATCGAGTCACGCCGTCACTTGCCACACATCTAGATACACTCAAGGTTGATGTGAGTCGCTTGTAA